GGCGGCCACGACAGGACCGAACATCAAGGAGATGCAGAGCACGGCCCATGCCGGCCACCTCGCGATTCTCATCGCTGCCCCTCCTGAACGCCACGCTGGTAGGCCCGCTCCTCGGTCTTCTTGTGGTAGTCGTAGAGCATGCCGCCGGCCAGGCCGACGCCCGCGCCGATGGCCGCTCCCATGCCGGCGTTGCCGGCGATGGCCCCGATCACCGCCCCGCCGGCCGCACCCCCCGCCGTACCGCTGAGCGTACGCTGCTGTGTCTGGGACATGTCGCTGCACGCGGCGAGGGTAAGTGCGACGGCCGCGATGCGGATCAGCCGTGCAACGGTCCGGGACAGGTTCGTATCCGTGCCCATGGTTGTTCCTTTCGATCGGAAAGCGGTCATCATCCGTGGCAGGGATAGCGTTGGGCCAGGTAGCGGAAGATCCCTTCGACCGGCGGCGTCTCCATCGCCCGGGGGTTCTGTCGCGCCCAGGCGACGAATCCGGTGATGGCCTCGTTGCGCGACGGTCGCGGGGTCGGCTCGCAGAACAGCGGCGGCTTGTCCGTGGCCGCGATCTGATGGTACTGGTAGGCTCCGACCGCGAAACCGTGGCAGAAGTGCAGTGCCGCGATCCCGGTGGGATCGGTCGGTTCAGCCTCGCACAGCCGGACGAGATCGCCCGTGGTCTTGACCAGGAAAGCCGTTTCGGAGGGGCTCGATCCCGTCTGCGCACGTACGGGAGCAACCGTCAGGGCAGCCAGGGCCGCAATGGCGGCTGCGAGAGCGGGCATGGATTGGTGGTTCATCGTTTGCTCCCAGTTTTCCGACATCGGCAGCCTAGGCGCCGTGCTCAGCGGGCCTCCCGGCCCTGGACTCGGTCGACGCCTTTCCGCAGGTCCTCGGCCGCCTGCCGGGCGGCGGAGCGGGCGGTGTCCATGGTCGACAGGGTCGCTTCGAGATCGAAGACCGGCGGATTGTATTTGCGGACCGCGGCGACGAGCAGCTCGGACGTTTGGCTGTCATAGACCTCGGCGGCCAGGATGACCGCGCCGGTGAAGGATCCGCTGCCGCCGGAGGCACCCTGGACGGCATTGGCGACGGCGCCGATCGGCAAGATCCGGGACACCGTGGCGGCTCCGGGGACCGTCTGCTCCACGCCGACAAGCTTCGTCACGATGCGCGCCGTATTGGGGCCGGGCTGCGACGTGACCGCGTAGCCGCCGTTGCTCAGTTCTCGGCGCATTGCGCTGGTGAGATACTGGGCGATCTCGGTGATCTGGGAGCTGGTCATGCTTCCGAAGCTCGCCTCGGCGCCGCGGTAGATTTCCGTTGGCTCGACGATGAACCGGGTGTACTGCCGGAGGTCGGCGTTCGATGTCCGGTAGACCCAGGCGCCCGGTCTCTCCGGATCCTGGCTCATGGACGCGGCGGACGCCATGCCGGTGGGCCGCTGCGTGGAATCGGTGGACGAGCACCCCGCCAAACCGACGACGATGGTCAGGGTCCCGGCCAGGGTCCCCAGGGGACCGAACGAGCGCTTCATGTTGATGTCCTTGGCACTTTTGTTCCGAAGACTATTGAGCCGCGCCCGGGGTCCGATTTAGAAGTATCATCCGCCCCAATTTTTGCGATGCAACGGTAACCTGCCGCCATGTTACCGTAACCTATCGCCATGTCGGGAAGGTACAGGCGCGCCCGCCGGACAGAAGTGTAGAATGCTGCGGGTCTATGATCTTCCCATCAAGGCGAGAAGTAACAGTGAACCGCCTTTTGAGGATTTCACGAATTACTTGGGCTGGGGCAGGCGCACTGCTCATTGCTGCCGCACCAAGCAGTGCGCCTGCCCAGGAACTCGAACCACGCGCCTACTCGCCCTCTCCATTGGGAGTGAACTTCCTGGGTCTCAGTTACCTCCGGTCCACCGGCGGCGTCGCCGTCGATCCCTCCCTGCCGTTGGACAACATCGAGGCGGAGGTCAACACGGCTTCTCTGATCTATGCGCGCACGTTCGGTCTGTTCGGACGCTCGGCCAGCATTGGTTTCGTCCTACCTTATTCCCAGGCCGACGTCAGTGGCGACGTGTTCAAGCAGCAGCGGGCAGTCACCCGTTCCGGTTTGGCCGACCCACGCTTGCGCCTGGCGGTGAACATATTCGGCGGACCGGCGCTCGATCGGAAGGAGTTCGCCGCCCGCGAACCCACCACCACATTGGGTGCCAGCATCGTGGTCGTGGCGCCGTTCGGTGATTACGACCCCAACCGGCTGATCAATCTGGGCTCGAACCGCTGGGCGTTCAAACCTGAAATCGGGGTGTACCAACCCCTCGGTCCCTGGTCCCTGGAACTCTATACGGGCGCGTGGTTCTACACGGATAATGACGAATTCCTAGGCGGCTTCCGACGGGAACAGGAGCCTATCGCCACCCTCCAAGCCCATGTCGGCTACACGTTCCGCCCGAAACTGTGGCTGGCGGCCGATGCGACATACTACGCCGGCGGGCGAAGCACGGTGAATGGCGTCCAGAACGACGACCGCCAGGAAAACACCCGGTTCGGACTTACCCTCTCCCTTCCCGTAGCACAGGGCCATTCGCTGAAGCTGAACTGGTCGGAAGGCGTCACGGAGCGGATCGGAACCAGCTTCACCACCTTTGGCGTCACCTGGCAGTACACTTGGTTCGATTGAATCCGCGGCCGCCGGACAGGCGCTCAGTCTCTCTCGTCGGCGGCTTCCCAGTACGGGGCGACGTCCAGCCCGGCTTTCCTCAGCCCGTCGATCATCCTGGCGATGATGGCCGGATCGATGTTCCGCCGCTCGAACTCGAACAGGGCCTTGTCTCCGAAATTCGGGTAGAGCCTGAGGATCTCATCGACTTCGTGGGTCGCGTCGTCCTTGCTGCCGGTCTGGCCATGGATCATCGCGAGCACGACATGGGTGTAGACGAGGTTCGGAGTCCCGATCCTCCGAGCCTCCGCCAGGGCCTCGTCGTACCGGCCATGCATATAGTGGAACAAGGCGATGAAGAGGCGATACCAGCTGGGTTGAGCCGGGTTGCGTTCGAACGCCTCCCTTATGAGGGGAATACCCCTGTCCCAGTCACCGGTGAGACTGTAGGCCCTCCCGAGATCGGCGAGGATGTCGCTGTCGTGCGGGTTGAGAGCAAGCGCCCGCTCGTACGACGCGATGCTGAGAGGCACCTCGCGCCGCAGCCAGTGGGCAATCCCGAGTGCCTGGAGCGGCAGCGGATTGTCCGGCGCCAAGGCCACGGCGTGACGCGCCACCTGGAGGGCCGTGCCGACCGGATCGGGACGCTCGGTGCTCGGGTTGAAATCGACCCGGAGCTCGTCCGTGTAGATGAAGGCGAGGGCCGCCCAGGCATCGGCGTAGTTGGGATCGGTCTCGACCGCCCGTTCCAGGCAAGCCCGAACCTGTTTGTGCATCTCCGCGTCCGGCTGCCGCCAATACTCACGGGTCCGCAGGACACATTCGTAGGACGACAACGAGTCGGAGGGGCGCCCGGCGGTGCTTTGCAGCTCCACCTTTTCTATGACGCCGTGCGGCTGCACCAGCACGCGGGCGGCCTTCGCGGCGATGTCGTGCCGCAGGTCGATCATGGTACCGGGATTGAATTCCCGCCGGAAGCTGTCGGACCAGAGATACCGGTTGTCCGAAGCCCGCAGCAGGGCCGCGTTGACCTGGATCTCGCCCGCCACCCGGGTGATGCTGCCCTTCAGCACATAGTCTATGTGAGCGTCCGGGACCGCGTCGCGCAGAGCGGACCCGGTGCGGAATCGGAAGCTGGTGTCTGCATCGTAGACGAGGACGTTCCTGAAGCGTAGCAGGGCGTTGATCACTTCCTCCGTGATACCCTTGGCGAAGATTTCCTGCGCTGGGTCGTCACCGTCATTCTCGAACGGCACCACCATGATCGAGGGAACCCGCCCGGTGATTTTCCGCTCTTCTTCCGAAACCCGGGTCTGGAGAAAAAGGCCCTCTCCCCAGAGGATCGTGATCAGTACGGCCGACAGGGACAGGATGCCCACCAGAAGGCAAGTCCGCTTCGGCAAGGACCAGCGGGACGGCGCCAAGGGCGGACTCGAAGGCACCGCCTCCCCAGCGACCTGATCAGCAGCCGCGGGAGCCGGATTGATCTCGACCAGCCGTCCCGCAGCCAACCGTCCCTCGGCTGGCTGTTCATCATCTTCCAGGGGGGCGGGAACGGAGGCTGCGACCTCATCCCTCACGATGAACCGAGGCACGTAGCCACCCTTCGGGATCGTGATCCGGACCCGGTCCGCAATTCCCTCGGTCAGGTAATAGTGCTCCAGGCAGCGGCGAAGCCGGCCGGCCTCGATCCGGACCACCGGATCGCTTACGGGGTCGAAGCTCGGATCCCGGTCGAAGGCGTCGATCGCGATGGTGTAGGCTTTGATCCGATCGGCTTGTCCCGCAAGCGTTTCCTCCACGATGAATTTCAGGAAACGCCGCTTCCTTTCAGAATTGATGAACTCCCGGCTGTTGATGACGCGCTGGAGCGTTTCCTGGATGAGCTGGGGCGGGATCACTTCATCGGCATCATGAGACATGGGACTGCCTGACCGTTTGTCGCACTCGAATTGAGGTAGATACGTCGGCGCTCTGAGAGTTTCGACTTTGCACAGCGGTTGGAAACGATTGGCAAAGCTCTTGGAGGCTTCATTGATCGACACCAAGGATAGCTTATGGGGCTGGCTGTTTGTCGGCAATACTGAACTGCTTCAGTATATATTAATTAACTCTCATGCACGCGTTGGAAGATAAGGAATCCTGACTGCTCTGCAGTGGGGGCAATCATCCAGATTCTTGGATTTCAATTCATAGCCATTGGTTTATATTGATATTAATTAATGGCCACTGAAAAGGTAGGGTCAACGTTTTTTCTGAAACCGTTGATCCGCAGTGATGGATAGCCTTCAAGAAGACTATCGGATTGCGCGTGATCATTCAGGCCGCGAAAGTGATATGTTCCAATACCCCGCGATACCACCTTGGAATTCCGCTTGCACGCGGGACTCGCGTGAGCGGCCTGTTACCGTATCAAGTTTACGGTTGCAGGCTTTACAGGTACGGGCGAGCCGATCAGCCTTCTGGCTGGTTTCTTTGACCGCTCGACCCATCAGCCGCGGACTCAGCTTCCGCCTTCTCAAGCATCGAAGGCTTTACTCCAAAACCGGTGAGAGCGTCCATGTCGGAGAGGGTTCGGTATATCGTCGAACGGTTTCCAGACTTGGCGTCGGCTGTCAAGCAGTACAGTTCGGACAATCGCTTTTTCCGCGGACTATGCGAGGACTACGGAGAGGCGGTCGAAGCCTTGCTGCAATGTGAAAGTTCGAACAATCCCACGGATTTCGAACGTGCCGACGCCTGCCGCGAACTCATTATGGATCTTGAACGTGA
This Skermanella mucosa DNA region includes the following protein-coding sequences:
- a CDS encoding DUF3313 domain-containing protein — protein: MKRSFGPLGTLAGTLTIVVGLAGCSSTDSTQRPTGMASAASMSQDPERPGAWVYRTSNADLRQYTRFIVEPTEIYRGAEASFGSMTSSQITEIAQYLTSAMRRELSNGGYAVTSQPGPNTARIVTKLVGVEQTVPGAATVSRILPIGAVANAVQGASGGSGSFTGAVILAAEVYDSQTSELLVAAVRKYNPPVFDLEATLSTMDTARSAARQAAEDLRKGVDRVQGREAR
- a CDS encoding tetratricopeptide repeat protein; amino-acid sequence: MSHDADEVIPPQLIQETLQRVINSREFINSERKRRFLKFIVEETLAGQADRIKAYTIAIDAFDRDPSFDPVSDPVVRIEAGRLRRCLEHYYLTEGIADRVRITIPKGGYVPRFIVRDEVAASVPAPLEDDEQPAEGRLAAGRLVEINPAPAAADQVAGEAVPSSPPLAPSRWSLPKRTCLLVGILSLSAVLITILWGEGLFLQTRVSEEERKITGRVPSIMVVPFENDGDDPAQEIFAKGITEEVINALLRFRNVLVYDADTSFRFRTGSALRDAVPDAHIDYVLKGSITRVAGEIQVNAALLRASDNRYLWSDSFRREFNPGTMIDLRHDIAAKAARVLVQPHGVIEKVELQSTAGRPSDSLSSYECVLRTREYWRQPDAEMHKQVRACLERAVETDPNYADAWAALAFIYTDELRVDFNPSTERPDPVGTALQVARHAVALAPDNPLPLQALGIAHWLRREVPLSIASYERALALNPHDSDILADLGRAYSLTGDWDRGIPLIREAFERNPAQPSWYRLFIALFHYMHGRYDEALAEARRIGTPNLVYTHVVLAMIHGQTGSKDDATHEVDEILRLYPNFGDKALFEFERRNIDPAIIARMIDGLRKAGLDVAPYWEAADERD
- a CDS encoding transporter, producing MNRLLRISRITWAGAGALLIAAAPSSAPAQELEPRAYSPSPLGVNFLGLSYLRSTGGVAVDPSLPLDNIEAEVNTASLIYARTFGLFGRSASIGFVLPYSQADVSGDVFKQQRAVTRSGLADPRLRLAVNIFGGPALDRKEFAAREPTTTLGASIVVVAPFGDYDPNRLINLGSNRWAFKPEIGVYQPLGPWSLELYTGAWFYTDNDEFLGGFRREQEPIATLQAHVGYTFRPKLWLAADATYYAGGRSTVNGVQNDDRQENTRFGLTLSLPVAQGHSLKLNWSEGVTERIGTSFTTFGVTWQYTWFD
- a CDS encoding Rap1a/Tai family immunity protein, giving the protein MNHQSMPALAAAIAALAALTVAPVRAQTGSSPSETAFLVKTTGDLVRLCEAEPTDPTGIAALHFCHGFAVGAYQYHQIAATDKPPLFCEPTPRPSRNEAITGFVAWARQNPRAMETPPVEGIFRYLAQRYPCHG
- a CDS encoding glycine zipper family protein — translated: MGTDTNLSRTVARLIRIAAVALTLAACSDMSQTQQRTLSGTAGGAAGGAVIGAIAGNAGMGAAIGAGVGLAGGMLYDYHKKTEERAYQRGVQEGQR